The proteins below are encoded in one region of Peribacillus muralis:
- a CDS encoding DUF2294 domain-containing protein: MSKVIHEFNDMIRKLRKELFGKGPERIHTVFVENMAVTTLYGNLTPTEIFISSTEEGRDMVHSARTKMIQDVYTVNPPDGMEKLVGAKLVHLFSDIKVEENIAISVFVFDKEIAGKFNVH, encoded by the coding sequence ATGTCAAAGGTCATTCATGAATTTAATGACATGATCCGTAAGCTGCGTAAGGAACTATTCGGGAAAGGCCCGGAACGGATTCATACTGTTTTCGTTGAAAATATGGCCGTCACCACATTGTATGGGAATTTAACCCCGACGGAAATATTCATATCCAGCACAGAGGAAGGCAGGGATATGGTTCACTCTGCACGAACCAAAATGATTCAGGATGTATACACCGTGAATCCTCCCGATGGAATGGAAAAACTGGTGGGAGCCAAGCTTGTTCATTTGTTTTCTGATATTAAAGTGGAAGAAAATATAGCAATCTCGGTATTTGTTTTCGACAAAGAAATAGCGGGGAAGTTTAATGTGCATTAA
- the fdhF gene encoding formate dehydrogenase subunit alpha, translating to MSNSTGTFKINGLDYTAKTGLTILEVLNQNGIAHPQICYVPEVDPIQTCDTCIVEVDGTLVRSCSTVAVSGMDITLDSSKAKEAQTEAMDRILENHSLYCTVCDNNNGNCKLHNTAELMEIEHQKYPYTPKVKLADVDMSHPFYRYDANQCIACGQCVEVCQNLQVNETLSIDWEADRPRVIWDEGTEINNSSCVGCGQCVTICPCNALMEKSMLGEAGFMSGIKNDLLEPMIDLVKEVEPGYSGIFAISEIEAAMREKRTNKTKTVCTFCGVGCSFEVWTKGRKILKIQPTHEAPVNAISTCVKGKFGWDFVNSEKRLTKPLIRKNGKFVESSWNEALEFVASRLGTIKQQHGGNSVGFISSSKITNEENYVIQKLARQVFETNNVDNCSRYCQSPATDGLFRTVGMGGDAGTIKDIAAAGLVIIVGANPAEGHPVLATRVKRAHKLHGQKLIVADIRKNEMAERSDIHISPKQGTDQVWLMAVTKYMIDQGWHDRKFIDENVNFFEEYIEVLEKYTLEYAEMHTGLTKEALVQIAEMIRDADGTCILWGMGVTQNTGGSDTSAAISNLLLATGNYRRNGAGAYPLRGHNNVQGACDMGTLPTWLPGYQHISDDAARAKFESAYGVKIDGKPGMNNIEMLHAIEKGDMKAMYLVGEDMALVDSDANHVHDVLSSLDFFVVQDIFLSRTAQYADVVLPGVPSLEKDGTFTNTERRVQRLYQALPALGDAKADWWITQEIANRLGADWNYTHPGEIYDEMASLSPLFSQANYSALEGWNSFLWGSHDGASTPLLYVDGFNFPDKKARFALSDWVEPAQFPAEYDLHINNGRMLEHFHEGNMTNKSIGIQAKVPDIFVEISPKLASERKVGDGGLVRLVSPFGAVKLKVLITDRVKNNELFLPMNSVDKDSAINFLTGPIYDQRTSTPAYKQTMVRMEVLSACGDTPLPDTNPRNKKRHPQNGVEVERKWARSGYVHLTEK from the coding sequence ATGAGCAATTCGACTGGCACATTTAAAATCAATGGCTTGGATTATACGGCAAAAACCGGATTAACGATACTTGAAGTCCTCAATCAAAATGGGATAGCCCATCCCCAGATTTGTTATGTCCCTGAGGTCGATCCGATCCAAACCTGTGATACCTGCATTGTCGAGGTGGATGGGACACTCGTCCGGTCATGTTCGACCGTGGCGGTGAGCGGGATGGATATCACCTTGGACTCAAGCAAGGCTAAGGAAGCCCAGACCGAAGCAATGGATCGGATCCTGGAAAATCACTCCTTATACTGTACGGTTTGTGATAATAATAACGGCAATTGCAAACTTCATAACACGGCAGAGTTAATGGAAATCGAACACCAAAAATATCCTTACACACCGAAAGTGAAATTGGCCGATGTCGATATGTCCCACCCATTTTACCGCTATGATGCCAATCAATGCATCGCCTGCGGACAATGTGTCGAAGTATGCCAGAACCTTCAGGTCAACGAGACTCTATCCATCGACTGGGAAGCGGATCGTCCAAGGGTCATCTGGGATGAAGGCACCGAAATCAACAACTCATCATGTGTTGGGTGCGGACAGTGTGTAACCATTTGTCCATGTAATGCATTAATGGAGAAATCCATGCTTGGTGAAGCTGGGTTCATGTCAGGTATAAAAAACGATTTGCTCGAACCGATGATTGATCTTGTCAAAGAAGTGGAGCCTGGGTACAGCGGGATATTTGCCATTTCGGAAATCGAGGCGGCAATGCGTGAGAAACGGACGAATAAGACAAAAACGGTCTGTACGTTTTGCGGGGTCGGCTGCTCATTCGAGGTCTGGACAAAGGGCCGGAAAATCCTTAAAATCCAACCGACTCATGAAGCCCCCGTCAATGCGATTTCCACATGTGTCAAAGGGAAATTCGGCTGGGATTTTGTAAACTCCGAAAAACGATTAACCAAGCCGCTCATTCGGAAAAATGGCAAATTCGTCGAATCGAGCTGGAATGAAGCATTGGAATTCGTCGCCTCAAGACTCGGGACGATCAAACAACAGCATGGCGGCAACTCCGTAGGCTTCATTTCTTCCTCCAAGATTACGAATGAAGAAAACTATGTGATTCAAAAGCTGGCACGGCAGGTATTCGAGACGAATAACGTCGACAATTGCTCCCGATATTGCCAATCACCTGCTACAGACGGATTGTTCCGTACAGTCGGAATGGGCGGGGATGCCGGAACGATCAAGGATATCGCCGCCGCCGGCCTGGTCATCATCGTCGGGGCGAATCCTGCTGAAGGGCATCCTGTACTGGCGACACGCGTGAAGCGTGCCCATAAGCTTCACGGCCAAAAACTGATTGTGGCGGATATCAGGAAAAATGAAATGGCGGAGCGTTCGGATATTCATATCAGCCCCAAACAAGGAACGGACCAGGTCTGGTTGATGGCGGTTACCAAATATATGATCGATCAAGGCTGGCATGATCGAAAATTCATTGATGAAAATGTGAACTTCTTCGAGGAGTATATAGAAGTACTTGAGAAATACACCCTCGAATATGCAGAAATGCACACAGGGCTTACAAAAGAAGCATTGGTCCAAATAGCAGAAATGATCCGTGATGCCGACGGGACCTGCATTCTTTGGGGAATGGGTGTAACCCAAAACACGGGAGGCTCCGATACGTCTGCCGCCATTTCCAACCTTTTGCTGGCTACAGGAAACTACCGCCGAAACGGAGCCGGGGCCTATCCGCTTCGAGGCCACAACAATGTACAAGGTGCTTGCGATATGGGGACCCTGCCGACATGGCTTCCCGGATACCAGCATATTTCCGATGATGCGGCACGCGCTAAATTCGAAAGTGCTTACGGTGTAAAAATCGATGGCAAACCAGGCATGAACAATATCGAAATGCTTCACGCCATTGAAAAAGGCGACATGAAAGCGATGTACCTTGTCGGTGAAGATATGGCACTTGTCGATTCCGATGCCAACCATGTTCATGACGTATTATCAAGCTTGGATTTCTTCGTGGTACAAGATATTTTCCTTTCCAGAACCGCCCAATATGCAGACGTCGTATTGCCAGGAGTGCCCTCTCTTGAAAAAGACGGAACATTTACCAATACGGAGCGTCGCGTACAGCGTCTATACCAGGCACTGCCTGCTCTAGGAGATGCTAAAGCGGATTGGTGGATCACCCAAGAGATCGCCAATCGGCTAGGGGCGGATTGGAACTACACACACCCTGGTGAAATCTATGATGAAATGGCAAGCCTCTCGCCATTATTCAGCCAAGCCAATTACAGTGCGCTCGAAGGCTGGAACAGCTTTCTCTGGGGCAGCCATGATGGAGCAAGCACGCCGCTTCTTTATGTGGACGGCTTTAACTTCCCTGATAAGAAGGCCCGATTTGCCCTATCCGATTGGGTCGAGCCGGCTCAATTCCCAGCGGAATACGATCTTCATATCAACAACGGGCGGATGCTGGAGCATTTCCATGAAGGAAACATGACGAATAAATCAATTGGAATCCAAGCAAAGGTTCCTGATATTTTCGTTGAAATTTCGCCAAAGCTTGCCAGTGAGCGCAAAGTCGGTGATGGCGGACTCGTTCGCTTAGTCTCACCGTTCGGAGCCGTTAAATTAAAAGTGCTGATCACCGACCGGGTAAAAAACAATGAACTCTTTTTACCGATGAACTCCGTTGACAAAGATTCTGCCATCAACTTCCTGACCGGTCCTATCTATGATCAACGCACAAGCACACCTGCCTACAAACAAACGATGGTCCGCATGGAAGTATTAAGCGCTTGCGGAGACACCCCGCTGCCTGATACGAATCCACGGAACAAAAAACGCCATCCCCAGAATGGTGTCGAGGTTGAACGGAAGTGGGCCCGTTCAGGGTATGTACATTTAACGGAAAAATAA
- a CDS encoding DUF1641 domain-containing protein, whose product MAAPITEIHNPLTEEEKKLQKLEELKTLIANNEDALNNMFKIVNELNDAGVFEAATSMLQGKEQIAKIALEQVTRQPVTNLINTVMGATGALMNADAAQSTKLLNSALAGIDEGNKFLQSEKKIGVLDLMKTLNDPDINRAIGFGVHFLKGMGKELKE is encoded by the coding sequence ATGGCAGCTCCCATTACGGAAATCCATAATCCGCTTACAGAGGAAGAAAAGAAGCTCCAAAAGCTGGAAGAATTAAAAACACTGATCGCCAATAATGAAGATGCGTTAAACAATATGTTTAAGATCGTCAATGAACTGAATGACGCGGGAGTATTCGAGGCAGCGACCTCCATGCTACAAGGAAAAGAACAAATTGCAAAAATCGCCCTTGAACAAGTTACAAGACAACCTGTCACAAACCTGATCAATACCGTTATGGGGGCAACAGGAGCCTTGATGAATGCAGATGCCGCACAATCGACGAAACTGCTGAACAGTGCACTCGCAGGAATCGATGAAGGAAACAAGTTCCTCCAAAGCGAAAAGAAAATCGGCGTACTCGATCTAATGAAAACGTTGAATGATCCCGACATAAACCGGGCGATCGGTTTTGGCGTACACTTCCTAAAGGGAATGGGCAAGGAATTGAAGGAATAG
- a CDS encoding nuclease-related domain-containing protein — protein MIVKQRKVPLTILKLRVLARRLPPNLPRMAFIINDLKKKEAGYKGECSIDYPLGFLEPESHFIFHDVRLQEQARFFQLDTLIMTKKFGLIIEVKNITGMLFFDHHFNQLIRTKDGVESAFPDPLIQVSRQEEQLKNWFLEHGFPAFPILSLIVISNPQTIIRTSPENRKLHFKVIHRDALPAKIKQIEHMMKESILDDKVLKKAVRIINKQHIDADFSILERYSLTEEDLIKGVICGNCNSHQLLRRHGTWLCNQCGLSSKEAHIHALRDYFYLIGATITNRQLRDFINLSSASAATRILQSLNLTSSGANKGRVYSLFFDE, from the coding sequence TTGATTGTAAAACAACGAAAAGTACCGCTTACCATCCTCAAATTACGTGTTTTGGCGCGCAGGCTTCCACCTAATCTTCCTAGAATGGCCTTCATCATAAATGATCTCAAAAAAAAGGAGGCTGGCTATAAAGGGGAGTGTTCCATTGACTATCCATTAGGCTTTTTAGAGCCGGAGAGTCATTTCATTTTCCACGATGTACGGCTTCAGGAACAGGCCCGTTTTTTTCAGTTGGATACCTTGATCATGACAAAGAAATTCGGCCTCATCATCGAAGTGAAAAATATAACGGGCATGCTCTTTTTTGATCACCACTTCAATCAGCTTATCCGAACGAAAGATGGAGTGGAGTCTGCGTTTCCGGATCCCCTCATTCAAGTCAGCCGCCAGGAAGAACAGTTGAAGAATTGGTTTTTGGAACATGGCTTCCCAGCATTTCCGATCCTTTCATTGATTGTCATCAGTAATCCCCAAACCATCATTCGCACCTCTCCTGAAAACCGTAAACTGCACTTCAAAGTCATCCATCGCGATGCGCTTCCCGCTAAAATTAAGCAAATTGAACATATGATGAAAGAGTCCATTTTAGATGATAAAGTTTTAAAGAAAGCTGTTCGCATCATCAATAAACAGCATATCGATGCCGATTTTTCCATCCTTGAACGATACAGTCTTACTGAAGAAGACCTCATCAAGGGCGTAATATGCGGGAACTGCAACAGTCACCAGTTACTTAGAAGGCATGGAACATGGCTTTGCAACCAATGCGGCCTATCCAGTAAGGAGGCACATATCCATGCTTTACGAGATTATTTTTACTTGATCGGAGCGACTATCACGAATCGGCAGCTGCGGGATTTTATTAACCTTTCCTCCGCATCCGCTGCCACTCGTATCCTGCAATCATTGAATCTGACAAGCAGTGGTGCGAATAAGGGGAGGGTGTACAGCTTGTTTTTTGATGAGTGA
- a CDS encoding FAD-binding dehydrogenase produces MEFDVIVVGAGLAGLVASAELADAGKKVLLLDQEPEASLGGQAWWSFGGLFLVDSPEQRRLGIKDSRELAWQDWLGSAGFDREDDQDYWGKKWAEAYVNFASGEKREWLTAQGIRFFPVVGWAERGGYLAEGHGNSVPRFHIVWGTGPGIVKPFEDRIRKAIANGLIDYRPRHRVNELLTQHDAVIGVCGSVLVPSSAARGEASSREVVDDFSFHAKAVLVTSGGIGANHDLIRKNWPVRLGEAPKHMISGVPEHVDGRMLAITEKAGGRIVNRDRMWHYTEGIKNHDPVWAKHGIRILPGPSSLWLDATGKRFPAPNFPGFDTLGTLEAIMATGYDYSWFILTQKVIEKEFALSGSEQNPDLTGKSIRKVLSRVLPGAPSPVQAFMDKGEDFVLADSLSELVEGMNKITGESLLDFAEIERLIIARDREMDNKFTKDLQITAMHGARHYIGDRLIRVAAPHKMLDPKNGPLIAVRLNIVSRKTLGGLQTDLSCRVLNASGHPVNGLYAAGEVAGFGGGGVHGYRSLEGTFVGGCLFSGRQAGRAIAEL; encoded by the coding sequence ATGGAATTCGATGTGATTGTGGTCGGAGCGGGCCTTGCCGGATTGGTGGCTTCGGCGGAGCTCGCTGATGCCGGGAAGAAGGTTTTGTTATTGGATCAAGAACCGGAAGCTTCCCTTGGCGGGCAGGCCTGGTGGTCTTTTGGCGGCTTGTTTCTTGTCGACTCACCCGAGCAGCGGAGACTGGGCATTAAGGATTCGCGGGAACTTGCCTGGCAGGATTGGTTAGGTTCGGCGGGGTTCGATCGTGAGGATGATCAAGATTATTGGGGGAAAAAGTGGGCGGAGGCTTATGTCAACTTTGCATCTGGGGAAAAACGTGAATGGCTGACAGCCCAGGGCATCCGTTTTTTTCCGGTAGTTGGCTGGGCAGAACGAGGCGGATACCTTGCTGAAGGGCATGGTAACTCGGTTCCGCGTTTTCATATTGTTTGGGGAACGGGACCGGGGATCGTTAAGCCGTTCGAGGATCGCATTCGTAAAGCGATCGCAAATGGCCTGATCGATTATCGCCCCCGTCATCGCGTGAATGAATTGCTAACGCAACATGATGCTGTCATTGGTGTATGTGGATCCGTGCTCGTGCCGAGCTCGGCAGCTCGCGGCGAGGCTAGCTCGCGGGAAGTGGTCGATGACTTCTCATTTCATGCGAAGGCTGTGCTTGTTACAAGCGGCGGAATCGGGGCCAACCACGATTTGATCAGAAAGAATTGGCCTGTGCGGCTAGGTGAAGCTCCGAAACATATGATTTCCGGCGTACCTGAGCACGTGGACGGGAGGATGCTTGCCATAACGGAAAAGGCTGGCGGAAGGATCGTCAATCGCGACCGGATGTGGCATTATACGGAAGGAATCAAGAATCATGATCCTGTTTGGGCCAAGCATGGAATCCGAATCCTTCCCGGACCTTCATCTCTGTGGCTCGATGCAACAGGCAAGCGATTCCCTGCCCCTAACTTCCCTGGCTTTGATACGTTAGGAACGCTTGAAGCCATCATGGCGACAGGGTACGATTATTCTTGGTTCATCTTGACGCAGAAGGTCATTGAAAAAGAATTTGCTTTATCGGGCTCAGAGCAAAATCCCGATTTGACAGGGAAGAGCATTCGGAAGGTTTTATCCCGGGTCCTGCCGGGTGCGCCATCTCCCGTCCAGGCTTTCATGGACAAAGGGGAGGACTTTGTGCTGGCTGATTCACTCTCCGAACTTGTGGAGGGAATGAATAAGATCACGGGGGAGAGTTTGCTTGACTTTGCCGAAATCGAGAGGCTAATCATCGCGAGGGATAGAGAGATGGATAACAAATTCACGAAAGACCTGCAAATTACCGCAATGCATGGAGCACGCCATTATATCGGTGACCGGCTAATAAGAGTGGCAGCACCTCATAAAATGCTCGATCCGAAGAATGGTCCGTTAATAGCAGTGCGGTTGAATATCGTCAGCAGAAAAACATTGGGGGGATTGCAAACCGATCTCTCCTGCCGCGTCCTGAATGCTTCCGGACATCCAGTGAATGGCCTGTATGCAGCGGGTGAAGTAGCCGGATTCGGCGGTGGCGGGGTTCACGGTTATCGTTCATTGGAAGGAACATTCGTCGGTGGCTGCCTTTTCTCCGGAAGACAGGCCGGCAGAGCGATCGCAGAATTATGA
- a CDS encoding ABC transporter permease, whose translation MKSKTGVLLGRLMRNIMRSPDTIITVAITPIMMLLLFVYVFGGAMETGTDNYVNYLLPGILLIAIASGVAYTSVRLFTDVKSGLMARFITMPIKRSSVLWAHVLTSLVANALTLMVVILVALLMGFRSSANILDWLAVAGILGLFTLALTWLAVIPGLKASSLEGATGYSYPLIFLPFISSAFVPTETMPKMVRVFAENQPVTSIVNAIRALLYEGSVGSDIWTALAWCVGIMVIAYFFASKEFKRQLG comes from the coding sequence ATGAAAAGCAAAACAGGGGTATTACTAGGGCGTTTAATGCGTAACATCATGCGCAGTCCGGATACAATTATCACGGTGGCGATTACTCCGATCATGATGCTTCTGCTGTTTGTTTATGTATTTGGCGGCGCCATGGAGACAGGGACAGACAACTACGTCAATTATCTATTGCCGGGAATCTTGCTGATAGCTATCGCATCCGGCGTCGCTTATACTTCCGTTCGGCTGTTTACGGATGTTAAAAGCGGGCTGATGGCGCGTTTCATTACGATGCCCATCAAGCGGTCTTCCGTATTGTGGGCCCATGTGTTGACCTCGCTTGTTGCCAATGCGCTGACTCTCATGGTGGTCATCCTCGTCGCGCTTTTAATGGGCTTCCGCTCCAGCGCTAATATCCTGGATTGGCTCGCTGTAGCAGGGATCCTCGGGCTGTTTACCCTAGCGCTGACATGGCTGGCGGTCATCCCCGGTTTGAAAGCTAGTTCTTTGGAGGGCGCGACAGGTTACTCGTATCCGCTGATTTTCCTCCCGTTTATCAGTTCGGCGTTTGTCCCCACCGAAACCATGCCTAAAATGGTCCGTGTGTTCGCAGAGAACCAGCCCGTGACTTCAATCGTTAATGCGATTCGTGCCCTCTTGTATGAAGGGTCTGTTGGTAGCGATATCTGGACAGCGCTTGCCTGGTGCGTCGGCATCATGGTCATCGCTTACTTCTTCGCCAGTAAAGAATTCAAACGCCAGTTAGGGTAA
- a CDS encoding ABC transporter ATP-binding protein: MSDESISVKGLKKSFKDKEVLNGVDFEVLRGEIFALLGSNGAGKTTIVNILSTLMKPDDGEVGICGFDVRRQPEQVRQSISLTGQFAALDGMLTGRENLMMIAKLRGVSNPAQVADNLLARFSLTDAANRRADKYSGGMKRRLDIAMSLIGTPAVIFLDEPTTGLDPEARIEVWETVKELAGGGTTILLTTQYLEEAEQLADRIAILHGGKIISTGTLTELKEMFPPAKVEYIEKQPTLEEIFLSIIGKKEEM; this comes from the coding sequence ATGAGCGACGAATCGATATCCGTAAAAGGGTTAAAAAAATCCTTTAAAGACAAGGAAGTATTAAATGGGGTGGATTTTGAAGTGCTGCGTGGGGAAATTTTCGCACTACTGGGCTCGAATGGAGCAGGGAAGACAACGATTGTCAACATCCTCTCGACGTTGATGAAGCCCGATGATGGAGAAGTAGGCATTTGCGGCTTTGACGTCCGGCGTCAACCGGAACAGGTTCGCCAGAGCATCAGCCTGACCGGGCAATTCGCAGCTTTAGACGGTATGCTTACCGGGCGTGAAAACCTGATGATGATTGCCAAGTTACGGGGAGTTTCCAATCCTGCTCAAGTCGCAGACAATTTGCTTGCAAGATTCAGCCTGACGGATGCGGCCAACCGCCGGGCGGACAAATATTCCGGGGGGATGAAGCGTCGGCTTGACATCGCCATGAGCCTGATCGGGACGCCAGCCGTCATTTTTCTCGACGAACCGACGACAGGGCTTGACCCCGAAGCGAGGATTGAAGTTTGGGAAACCGTCAAAGAGCTCGCCGGTGGAGGCACGACAATCTTGCTGACGACTCAATATCTGGAGGAAGCAGAACAACTGGCGGACCGTATTGCCATCCTGCATGGCGGAAAAATCATCTCGACCGGTACCCTTACCGAACTCAAGGAGATGTTTCCGCCAGCGAAAGTGGAGTACATCGAGAAGCAGCCAACATTGGAAGAAATTTTCCTTTCAATCATCGGGAAAAAGGAGGAGATGTAA
- a CDS encoding DUF1048 domain-containing protein, which yields MMDFFKKMIGDKKEYKLMMARVEALPEDYQFVFKKIQSYMWNFAAGNGMDMLHMQYELIDLFEAGAADGREVLEITGDDVASFADELVANAKTYVDKYREDLNQSIIKRLGKNELNK from the coding sequence ATGATGGATTTTTTCAAAAAGATGATTGGTGATAAGAAAGAGTATAAGCTGATGATGGCACGGGTTGAAGCCCTTCCAGAGGACTATCAGTTTGTGTTTAAGAAAATCCAAAGCTACATGTGGAATTTCGCGGCGGGCAACGGAATGGATATGCTGCATATGCAGTATGAATTAATTGATTTGTTCGAAGCCGGTGCAGCGGATGGTCGAGAAGTTCTGGAGATAACTGGAGATGACGTAGCATCCTTTGCCGATGAACTAGTGGCGAACGCTAAAACCTATGTCGACAAGTATCGTGAAGATTTAAATCAAAGTATCATCAAGCGATTGGGAAAAAATGAACTTAATAAATAA
- a CDS encoding PadR family transcriptional regulator — MENLTEMLKGSLEGCVLEIISRHETYGYEITRRLNDLGFTEVVEGTVYTILVRLEKKKLVIIEKKPSDMGPPRKFYSLNEAGREELELFWGKWDFVSSKINFLKSN, encoded by the coding sequence ATGGAAAATTTAACTGAAATGCTGAAGGGTTCGCTTGAAGGATGCGTGCTGGAAATCATCAGCCGTCATGAAACATATGGCTACGAGATTACCCGCCGCCTGAATGACCTTGGGTTTACTGAAGTCGTTGAAGGGACGGTCTACACCATCCTCGTGAGATTAGAAAAGAAAAAACTGGTGATCATAGAAAAAAAACCTTCAGATATGGGGCCGCCCCGTAAGTTTTACTCCCTGAATGAAGCTGGCCGCGAGGAGCTTGAATTGTTTTGGGGGAAATGGGATTTCGTATCCTCAAAAATCAACTTCTTAAAATCAAATTAG
- the smpB gene encoding SsrA-binding protein SmpB, which yields MPKGSGKQLAQNKKAYHDFFIEQTFEAGIVLKGTEIKAIRAARVNLRDAFAKIENGEIYLYNMHVSPYEQGNQFNHDPLRTRKLLLHKKEISKLIGETKEAGYTIVPLKMYLKNGFAKVLIGLGKGKKQYDKRDDLKKKEAKRDIERAFRDRQKM from the coding sequence ATGCCAAAAGGCTCAGGTAAACAACTAGCACAAAATAAAAAAGCATATCATGATTTCTTCATTGAACAAACATTTGAAGCAGGCATCGTTTTGAAAGGGACCGAAATCAAAGCAATCAGGGCGGCCCGAGTGAATTTGAGGGATGCCTTCGCTAAAATAGAAAATGGCGAAATCTATCTTTATAATATGCATGTCAGTCCTTATGAACAGGGTAACCAGTTCAACCATGACCCATTGCGGACACGGAAGCTCCTTTTGCATAAGAAAGAAATCAGTAAATTGATCGGTGAAACAAAGGAAGCGGGTTACACCATCGTTCCATTGAAAATGTATTTGAAAAATGGCTTTGCCAAGGTTTTAATCGGACTTGGAAAAGGGAAGAAGCAATATGACAAGCGTGATGACCTGAAGAAGAAGGAAGCGAAGCGTGATATTGAACGTGCTTTCCGTGATCGTCAGAAGATGTAA